In a genomic window of Phragmites australis chromosome 14, lpPhrAust1.1, whole genome shotgun sequence:
- the LOC133891521 gene encoding uncharacterized protein LOC133891521: MEDNDDCPPLAVELPPQEPSPPAPAYSAASPVGVTVITGYLGAGKSTLVNYILNEQHGKRIAVILNEFGEEIGVERAMINEGQGGALVEEWVELANGCVCCTVKHNLVQALEQLVQRKERMDHILLETTGLADPAPLVSILWLDDQLESSIRLDSIITVIDAKNFRLQIDEHKNSSSFPEAFHQIAFADVVILNKIDLVKDCLEDLERHIYDVNALVTVVQSIRCQVDLSTVFNRQAYGAKNLSHLQELLDYSKSVPPSLRHDNSISTLCFQEQDPVYLPKVESWLEDLLWEKKSNMDIYRCKGILHIHNSDQVHTLQAVREVYEIVPAREWSEAQSRVNKIVFIGRNLDIDVLRDSFSGCKC, from the exons atggaggACAACGACGACTGCCCTCCCCTCGCCGTCGAGCTCCCACCGCAGGAGCCATCCCCTCCAGCGCCAGCTTACTCCGCTGCCTCGCCAGTTGGCGTCACCGTCATCACCGGCTACCTCGGGGCTGGCAAGTCCACG TTAGTCAACTACATTTTGAATGAGCAACATGGGAAGAGAATTGCCGTAATACTAAATGAGTTTGGAGAGGAAATTGGAGTTGAAAGGGCAATGATCAATGAGGGGCAAGGTGGTGCACTCGTCGAGGAATGGGTGGAGCTGGCAAATGGATGCGTCTGTTGCACTGTAAAACACAACCTGGTTCAAGCACTAGAGCAGCTTGTGCAGAGAAAGGAGAG AATGGATCATATATTACTTGAGACAACGGGATTGGCTGATCCTGCACCACTTGTCTCTATTCTTTGGCTGGACGATCAATTGGAGTCATCAATTAGACTTGATTCTATCATCACG GTTATTGATGCAAAAAACTTTAGGCTTCAGATTGATGAGCACAAAAACTCTTCCTCATTCCCCGAAGCCTTTCATCAAATTGCATTTGCG GATGTTGTgatattgaacaaaattgacCTAGTGAAAGACTGTCTTGAGGATTTGGAAAGGCACATTTATGACGTAAATGCTCTGGTTACAGTAGTGCAGTCTATACGGTGCCAGGTTGACTTGAGTACAGTATTTAATCGGCAAGCGTATGGTGCCAAG AATTTGTCGCATCTGCAAGAACTTCTGGATTACAGTAAATCAGTGCCACCTAGCCTCCGGCATGACAACAGTATTTCCACCTTGTGCTTCCAAGAACAAGATCCAGTTTACTTGCCTAAG GTGGAATCTTGGCTTGAGGATCTTCTTTGGGAAAAGAAATCTAATATGGATATATATCGTTGCAAAGGGATTCTACATATCCACAACTCTGACCAAGTTCATACATTACAG GCAGTGAGGGAAGTCTATGAGATTGTGCCGGCTCGAGAATGGTCTGAGGCACAGTCTCGCGTGAACAAGATAGTTTTCATAG GCCGCAATCTGGATATCGATGTTCTTCGAGATTCATTCAGTGGTTGCAAGTGCTGA
- the LOC133890857 gene encoding pentatricopeptide repeat-containing protein At1g26460, mitochondrial-like, whose translation MAAAAAATSLLLRRHCNTQAPHLLRLRAAISSSRALPQQLELSPDPTAAAPLPPNPSTGSPFYGENWRNPAASNPPSSLLPAVVGPLGGHHRMAAYSATLDAAGLKETFAEWMAEQRWEDMKQLFEFWVRSLDAATGKPNRPDVDLFNHYLRANLMAGALPHELLDLADHMREFEIEPNTASHNLVLKSMVAAQEAEGAEKLIERMLQTGTLPDDESYNLVVGLLIRQNRVDSALKYLDLMLKSGYTISLTVFTDYVRACVRSGRLDTLASVIEKCKTTDKNKVLCPQWAWCIDIAEAAFEANNSKLALFALEFLARWIARGENVKPSVQLSVNEGLVISALSAAGRTYNTDLLNAAWSLLRKSLRQKRAPTPETYLAKIYAHSSIGQLQRAFGTLRELENAYGNSEDIDLELFSPFTSLHPLVVACCKDGFTTLDSVYVQLENLSRADPPYKSVAAVNCVILGCANIWDLDRAYETFEAIKEKFELTPDIHSYNALLYAFGKMRKTEEACNVLQHLLGIGVKPNATTYSLLVNAHLVNKNPKAALAIIDGMVDAGFTPSKETLKKVRRRCSRESDFDSDEKVQSLSKQFNYRMGGENRRELLYNIVHNAEY comes from the exons AtggctgctgcggcggcagccacctcgctcctcctccgccgccactGCAACACCCAGGccccccacctcctccgcctccgcgccgcGATCTCCTCTTCCCGCGCGCTCCCGCAGCAGCTGGAGCTCTCCCCGGAcccgaccgccgccgccccgcTCCCCCCGAACCCCAGCACCGGGAGCCCCTTCTACGGCGAGAACTGGCGCAATCCCGCCGCCTCCAACccgccctcctccctcctccccgcCGTCGTCGGCCCGTTGGGAGGCCACCACCGCATGGCCGCATACTCCGCCACGCTCGACGCCGCGGGGCTCAAGGAGACCTTCGCCGAGTGGATGGCGGAGCAACGGTGGGAGGACATGAAGCAGCTCTTCGAGTTCTGGGTGCGCTCGCTCGACGCCGCCACAGGCAAGCCCAACCGCCCCGACGTGGACCTCTTCAACCACTACCTCCGCGCCAACCTCATGGCGGGGGCCCTGCCGCACGAGCTGCTCGATCTGGCCGACCACATGCGCGAGTTCGAGATCGAGCCCAACACAGCCTCGCACAACCTCGTGCTCAAGAGCATGGTCGCCGCCCAGGAGGCCGAGGGCGCCGAGAAGCTCATCGAACG GATGCTGCAAACAGGAACTTTACCAGATGATGAATCCTACAATTTGGTTGTAGGCCTGCTGATTAGACAGAATCGTGTTGACTCAGCTCTGAAGTATTTGGATTTGATGCTTAAATCGGGCTACACAATATCATTAACTGTTTTCACTGATTATGTCCGAGCATGTGTGAGATCTGGGAGATTGGACACATTGGCATCTGTTATAGAGAAATGCAAG ACAACAGATAAGAACAAGGTCTTGTGTCCACAATGGGCCTGGTGCATTGACATAGCAGAAGCTGCGTTTGAAGCTAACAATAGCAAACTAGCTCTCTTTGCTTTGGAATTTCTCGCAAGATGGATTGCTCGTGGTGAGAATGTTAAACCTTCTGTGCAGCTTTCAGTTAATGAAGGTCTAGTAATATCAGCTCTAAGTGCTGCTGGTAGAACTTATAATACTGACCTCTTGAATGCTGCTTGGTCGCTATTACGGAAGTCCTTGCGCCAGAAAAGGGCACCCACTCCAGAGACATATCTTGCCAAGATTTATGCTCATTCATCAATTGGTCAGCTTCAAAGGGCTTTTGGGACACTGCGTGAACTTGAAAATGCCTATGGGAATTCTGAGGACATTGATTTAGAGCTCTTCTCGCCATTTACTTCCTTGCATCCACTTGTTGTTGCTTGCTGCAAAGATGGCTTCACCACACTCGATTCG GTGTATGTTCAATTGGAGAATCTGAGTCGTGCAGATCCACCATACAAATCTGTTGCTGCTGTTAACTGTGTTATATTAGGCTGTGCAAACATTTGGGATCTTGACCGAGCATATGAAACTTTTGAGGCTATCAAGGAAAAGTTTGAACTTACACCTGACATACATTCATACAATGCCCTTCTGTATGCATTTGGAAAGATGAGAAAG ACAGAAGAAGCATGCAACGTGCTCCAGCATTTATTAGGTATTGGTGTTAAGCCAAATGCAACAACATACTCCCTGCTCGTCAACGCCCATCTTGTAAATAAAAATCCAAAAGCTGCTCTTGCCATAATTGATGGGATG GTTGATGCTGGCTTCACTCCTTCAAAGGAGACCCTCAAGAAGGTCCGAAGACGCTGCTCTCGCGAATCAGACTTTGACAGTGATGAGAAAGTGCAATCCCTGTCTAAACAGTTCAATTACCGAATGGGTGGTGAAAATCGTAGGGAGTTGCTTTATAACATAGTACACAATGCTGAGTACTGA